The Mycolicibacterium boenickei genome has a segment encoding these proteins:
- a CDS encoding YbaB/EbfC family nucleoid-associated protein: MSNDALRHQMTEVLALVSEQMADIAAVQREQAQLTASAEEADGLVAVTVDARGHVIETVIDESYLEEYELEELGGHVTAAAQAAAQLVAQRSAALMMPIEERRKQFPSFSDFVDGAPDLREMTQAVFDHATAVPQTDDRPDHDGADEAAFPTVRR; encoded by the coding sequence ATGAGCAACGATGCCCTCCGGCATCAGATGACCGAGGTGCTCGCCTTGGTCTCGGAGCAGATGGCCGATATTGCTGCGGTGCAGCGCGAGCAGGCGCAGCTCACCGCAAGTGCTGAAGAGGCCGATGGCTTGGTCGCGGTGACGGTCGACGCCCGGGGCCATGTCATCGAGACCGTGATCGACGAGTCGTATCTCGAAGAGTACGAACTCGAAGAACTCGGTGGCCATGTCACCGCCGCCGCGCAGGCCGCGGCGCAACTCGTGGCGCAACGGTCGGCTGCCCTGATGATGCCGATCGAAGAACGCCGCAAGCAGTTCCCGTCGTTTTCGGACTTCGTGGACGGCGCGCCGGATCTGCGCGAGATGACGCAGGCGGTATTCGACCATGCGACCGCGGTTCCCCAGACAGACGACCGCCCGGATCACGACGGCGCGGACGAGGCTGCGTTCCCCACCGTGAGGAGATGA
- the mycP gene encoding type VII secretion-associated serine protease mycosin gives MTARRYAAVVTVVLTVALAGFGAPPAGAVTPPVVEPGPPPTGPVAPTQPTEQKSICGVPTGVLPGTDFTKQTSAEAMLEYRKAWRFSRGAGQKVAVIDTGVNRHPRLPALEPGGDYVSNSDGLVDCDAHGTLVAGIIGAAPADGDSFAGVAPEATILSIRQNSGAYSVAGTSSGQNDDPNATSAGYGNTRTLALAIARAVDLGATVINLSEVACAPVAAGMDDRELGRAVRYAYERNVVVVAAAGNFNSQSMCSAQNNMNDPNQPLHTGWNSVSTIASPAWFSDYVLTVGAVTTSATPADFSLHGPWLAVAAPGERVTSLDAGGPGLSNAQLGQQGLAPLNGTSFAAPFVSGVVALIRSRYPALTAGEVKDLVERTARTPGNGPNQATGYGVVDPVAALTYQLTPGTTERDVTAGSPISGPPQPDAGNVRARRIVFTVTAACLALMVAAVAVAAARRRTR, from the coding sequence ATGACCGCCCGGCGGTACGCGGCGGTGGTGACCGTTGTTCTCACGGTGGCGCTGGCCGGCTTCGGCGCGCCCCCGGCCGGTGCGGTCACGCCGCCCGTCGTCGAACCCGGTCCGCCGCCGACCGGCCCCGTCGCACCGACACAGCCGACCGAGCAGAAGTCGATCTGCGGCGTCCCCACCGGCGTGCTGCCCGGTACCGACTTCACCAAGCAGACCAGCGCGGAGGCCATGCTCGAATACCGTAAGGCCTGGCGCTTTTCGCGCGGCGCAGGGCAGAAGGTGGCGGTGATCGACACCGGCGTCAACCGTCATCCGCGACTGCCCGCGCTCGAGCCGGGCGGCGACTACGTGTCGAACAGCGACGGACTGGTCGACTGCGACGCACACGGCACCCTGGTCGCCGGCATCATCGGCGCGGCGCCTGCCGACGGCGACAGCTTCGCCGGCGTCGCCCCCGAGGCGACGATCCTGTCGATCCGGCAGAACAGCGGGGCCTACAGCGTCGCGGGCACGAGCAGCGGCCAGAACGACGACCCCAACGCGACATCGGCCGGTTACGGCAACACGCGCACGCTGGCACTGGCGATCGCCCGAGCAGTCGACCTCGGCGCCACGGTGATCAACCTCTCGGAGGTGGCCTGCGCTCCGGTGGCGGCCGGAATGGACGATCGCGAACTCGGGCGTGCGGTGCGCTACGCGTACGAACGGAACGTCGTGGTGGTGGCGGCCGCGGGCAACTTCAACTCCCAGAGCATGTGCAGTGCGCAGAACAACATGAACGACCCGAACCAGCCGTTGCACACGGGCTGGAACAGCGTCAGCACCATCGCCAGCCCGGCCTGGTTCTCCGACTACGTGCTGACCGTCGGCGCCGTGACCACATCGGCCACCCCGGCCGACTTCAGCCTGCACGGGCCGTGGTTGGCGGTCGCCGCCCCCGGCGAGCGGGTCACCTCATTGGATGCCGGCGGGCCAGGGCTGAGCAACGCACAACTCGGCCAGCAGGGCCTGGCCCCGTTGAACGGCACCAGCTTCGCGGCGCCGTTCGTCTCGGGCGTGGTGGCGTTGATCCGCTCCCGCTACCCCGCGCTGACCGCCGGTGAGGTCAAGGATCTGGTCGAACGCACGGCCCGCACCCCGGGGAATGGACCCAACCAGGCCACGGGTTATGGAGTCGTGGACCCCGTCGCGGCACTGACGTACCAGCTCACGCCCGGGACCACCGAGCGCGATGTCACCGCCGGGTCACCGATCAGCGGGCCACCGCAACCTGATGCGGGTAATGTGCGGGCGCGCAGGATCGTCTTCACCGTCACCGCGGCGTGTCTTGCGTTGATGGTGGCGGCGGTGGCGGTGGCTGCTGCCCGGCGGCGGACCAGGTGA
- the eccD gene encoding type VII secretion integral membrane protein EccD, giving the protein MTGVEELRPVHVVSAAPEAIRVSVVGGRTQLDVALPADVPVAAFLPELARLIKSRDDERSDDLADRDERRTFWELSREGRAGTGVLQPDRTLREAGVKNGELLRLSARRALSPPALYDDVVDAAARLNRASYAAWSATAARMMAFAGLWLCAAVWVVLLLAPALSAHRAMILVAAALMLVTLVAGAALARRVLARSDIAAAAGPPVIAVGTAAGWVLAAPHGAVGLAATCAILLGLTVICHRVIAAGHWTYVAAAVLLGFGTVAFGAYALGVPVPVVATVTSVVAVFACLAVPALTARLDQYPVASVVASRGDDPFAASAATDEPGTPMPSAEQVWDRVHSAVLTRSGLLAGAATTALIGTAAVLRVDPDWAAFAFALGCGAVLALHSRRAATWPERAALAVPAGALVLAACVQAQSGVWPLQLTGVVVLAVVAVGGVAAPYLRRFRAAAGYLEYLAVAAVIPLALWPLGLYERLAG; this is encoded by the coding sequence GTGACCGGGGTCGAGGAGCTTCGCCCGGTGCACGTGGTGTCCGCGGCACCCGAGGCGATCCGGGTGTCCGTGGTCGGCGGACGCACCCAGCTCGATGTCGCGTTGCCTGCCGACGTCCCGGTGGCGGCGTTCCTGCCCGAGTTGGCCCGGTTGATCAAGTCCCGCGACGACGAGCGCAGTGATGACCTGGCCGACCGCGACGAGCGGCGGACCTTCTGGGAGCTCAGTCGCGAGGGGCGGGCCGGCACCGGTGTGCTGCAGCCCGACCGCACGTTGCGTGAGGCCGGGGTGAAAAACGGCGAGCTGTTGCGCCTTTCGGCTCGTCGGGCGCTGTCGCCGCCCGCGTTGTACGACGACGTGGTGGACGCGGCGGCCCGGCTGAACCGGGCGTCATATGCGGCCTGGAGTGCCACGGCGGCGCGGATGATGGCCTTCGCCGGGTTGTGGCTGTGCGCGGCGGTGTGGGTGGTCCTGCTGCTGGCGCCGGCGTTGTCGGCGCACCGGGCGATGATCCTGGTGGCAGCAGCACTGATGCTGGTGACCCTGGTCGCCGGTGCGGCGCTGGCCCGCCGGGTGTTGGCCCGATCCGACATCGCCGCGGCGGCGGGTCCGCCGGTGATCGCCGTCGGCACCGCGGCGGGCTGGGTGCTTGCGGCCCCGCACGGTGCGGTCGGTCTGGCCGCTACCTGCGCAATATTGTTGGGGCTCACGGTGATCTGTCACCGGGTGATTGCCGCGGGTCATTGGACCTATGTCGCCGCGGCGGTGCTGCTTGGTTTCGGCACGGTGGCGTTCGGGGCCTACGCGCTTGGCGTACCGGTCCCCGTGGTGGCCACCGTGACCTCCGTGGTCGCGGTGTTCGCGTGCCTGGCGGTGCCGGCACTGACGGCGCGGCTGGACCAGTACCCTGTGGCATCCGTGGTGGCGTCCCGCGGGGACGATCCCTTCGCGGCGTCTGCCGCGACGGACGAACCTGGCACCCCGATGCCGAGCGCTGAGCAGGTGTGGGACCGGGTGCATTCCGCGGTGCTGACCCGCTCGGGGCTGCTGGCCGGTGCGGCGACGACCGCGCTGATCGGCACCGCCGCAGTGCTGCGGGTTGACCCTGACTGGGCGGCCTTCGCTTTCGCCCTCGGCTGCGGTGCGGTGCTGGCACTGCACAGCCGCCGGGCGGCGACCTGGCCGGAACGCGCCGCGCTTGCCGTACCCGCGGGTGCGCTCGTGCTGGCGGCCTGCGTGCAGGCCCAGTCCGGGGTGTGGCCACTGCAGCTCACCGGGGTGGTCGTGCTCGCGGTGGTGGCCGTCGGCGGGGTCGCGGCCCCGTACCTTCGCCGGTTCCGGGCGGCCGCCGGCTACCTGGAGTATCTGGCCGTGGCCGCGGTGATCCCGCTGGCCCTGTGGCCGCTCGGACTCTACGAACGGCTGGCCGGCTAA
- the eccCa gene encoding type VII secretion protein EccCa: MSTQGFVRRLRVAPPRMPGGEVNLAPPPEVPRAIPGNLMMRLMPFVMLVAVIGMIALMVTVGGRDMARSPMFLLFPMMMIMSMVGMFMGGGNRNGKAAAELNEERKDYFSYLANLREEADTTGAEQRTALEWSHPDPRALSDVVGTRRMWERRPSDADYCHIRVGIGTHRLATRLMAPETGPPEDLEPVSTVALRRFVKTHSVVHALPTAVSLRAFPTITFEGERKLAQQLVRSMVLELCTFHGPDHVQVAIVTANPDGENWSWVKWLPHAQHASTRDGMGSMRLLFPTLELMESAMSAELAERGRFTRNAQPTQGLKQLVVVLDDGFVTGDEQLITDAGLDSVTLLDLNGLRAGASARRSLQLVLDGDDVAARTAVGVERFATPDTITIPEAETTARRIGRYRPANAAHIVSLEADSRAVDPGLMALLKIPDAAGIVPEQVWRQRSPRERLRVPIGITPNGQPIELDIKEAAEGGMGPHGLCIGATGSGKSEFLRTLVLSMITSHSPEQLNLVLVDFKGGATFLGLDGIAHIAAIITNLEDELTMVDRMRDALSGEMNRRQELLRAAGNFPNVTEYERARAAGADLEPLPALFVVVDEFSELLSQKPDFAELFVMIGRLGRSLHMHLLLASQRLEEGKLRGLDSHLSYRIGLKTFSAGESRSVLGVPDAYHLPSVPGSAFLKCDASEPIRFNACYVSGDYVKPRISARTGRVTHLGALAPKLFTATPVKKDPVPQRVPLPHEMPETEPERASSGPTKTTLLDMVVSRLRGHGRPAHEVWLPPLDDSPAVNELLPESDWSSPQNLNGRLWMPMGVVDRPYDQRRDVLMVDLSGAQGNVAVVGGPQSGKSTTLRTLIMAAAATHTPEQLQFYCLDFGGGTLTSLAKLPHVGGVAGRMDADAIRRTVAEVAGVLRSREQLFRELGIESMRDFRQRKARLAALPPEEAAQDPLSQDNFGDVVLVVDGWASIKSDFEQLDPVIQSLAIQGLSYGVHVAITASRWMEIRPAVKDMLGTRVELRLGDPIDSEVARRSAELVPIGRPGRGINSERLHILIALPRLDSSSGVEDLPAGVAGAVEAVRAHYQDREAPKVRMLPHDVNRDDVVRVARDAGQLSKARIAIGINEEELAPVILDFDSQPHLVAFADTECGKTGLLRNIAAGVMENATPVEAKIILVDFRRSMLGVVPDEYLGGYATAPQSCTDLMTALAGALKDRLPPNDITQQQLKERSWWSGPDLFVMIDDYDLIPGGSLSHPLGPLVEYLPQARDIGLRVIITRRSGGAGRAMMDPIVGRLKDLSCNGLVMSGSRDEGGLFGGYKASAMPPGRGMLVSRTTRSGVVQLSRMPDL; encoded by the coding sequence TTGAGTACGCAGGGGTTCGTCCGCCGCTTACGGGTGGCGCCGCCGCGGATGCCCGGAGGCGAGGTCAACCTGGCCCCACCGCCCGAGGTGCCGCGGGCCATCCCCGGCAACCTGATGATGCGGCTGATGCCGTTCGTGATGCTGGTCGCGGTGATCGGCATGATCGCGCTGATGGTCACGGTCGGTGGCCGGGACATGGCCAGAAGCCCAATGTTCCTGTTGTTCCCGATGATGATGATCATGTCGATGGTCGGCATGTTCATGGGCGGCGGGAACCGCAATGGCAAAGCCGCCGCCGAGCTCAACGAGGAACGCAAGGACTACTTCAGCTATCTGGCGAATCTTCGCGAGGAAGCCGACACCACCGGCGCCGAACAACGCACGGCGCTGGAATGGAGCCATCCCGATCCGCGGGCGCTGAGCGACGTGGTGGGCACCCGGCGGATGTGGGAGCGACGGCCCAGTGATGCGGACTACTGCCACATCAGGGTAGGGATCGGGACCCACCGGCTGGCGACGCGGTTGATGGCGCCCGAGACCGGTCCGCCCGAAGACCTGGAACCGGTGTCGACGGTGGCGTTGCGCCGGTTCGTCAAGACCCATTCAGTAGTGCACGCACTGCCCACCGCGGTGTCGCTGCGGGCGTTCCCCACCATCACCTTCGAAGGGGAGCGCAAGCTCGCCCAGCAGCTGGTGCGCTCGATGGTGTTGGAGCTGTGCACTTTTCACGGGCCCGACCACGTGCAGGTGGCGATCGTCACGGCCAACCCGGACGGCGAGAACTGGAGCTGGGTGAAATGGCTGCCGCACGCGCAGCATGCGTCGACCCGTGACGGCATGGGTTCGATGCGGCTGCTGTTCCCCACGCTCGAGCTCATGGAGTCGGCGATGTCGGCCGAGCTGGCCGAACGCGGCCGGTTCACCCGCAACGCGCAGCCGACGCAGGGTCTCAAACAACTCGTCGTCGTGTTGGACGACGGATTCGTCACCGGCGACGAGCAGCTGATCACCGACGCCGGGCTGGACAGCGTGACACTGCTGGATCTCAATGGCCTGCGTGCCGGGGCCTCGGCCCGCCGCAGCCTGCAACTGGTCCTCGACGGTGACGACGTGGCCGCCCGCACCGCGGTGGGTGTCGAGCGGTTCGCGACCCCGGACACGATCACGATTCCCGAGGCGGAGACCACGGCGCGGCGGATCGGCCGCTACCGCCCGGCGAACGCCGCGCACATCGTCAGCCTGGAAGCCGATTCACGGGCAGTCGATCCCGGCCTGATGGCGCTGCTGAAGATTCCCGACGCGGCAGGCATCGTGCCTGAACAGGTGTGGCGGCAGCGGTCGCCGCGGGAACGGTTGCGGGTGCCGATCGGCATCACGCCGAACGGTCAGCCCATCGAACTCGACATCAAGGAGGCGGCCGAGGGCGGCATGGGCCCGCACGGGCTGTGTATCGGCGCCACCGGCTCGGGTAAGTCGGAATTCCTGCGCACCCTGGTGTTGTCGATGATCACGTCGCACTCACCCGAGCAGCTCAACCTGGTGCTCGTCGACTTCAAGGGTGGCGCCACGTTCCTCGGCCTGGACGGGATCGCCCACATCGCGGCCATCATCACCAACCTCGAAGACGAGCTGACGATGGTGGACCGCATGCGTGACGCGCTGTCGGGTGAGATGAACCGCCGTCAGGAGTTGCTGCGGGCCGCCGGAAACTTCCCGAACGTCACCGAATACGAGCGGGCCCGCGCGGCCGGGGCCGACCTCGAACCGCTGCCCGCCCTGTTCGTCGTGGTCGACGAGTTCTCCGAACTGCTGTCCCAGAAACCGGATTTCGCCGAGTTGTTCGTGATGATCGGCCGGCTGGGCCGCTCGTTGCACATGCACCTGCTGCTGGCCTCGCAGCGCCTCGAGGAGGGCAAGCTGCGCGGTCTGGACTCGCACCTGTCCTACCGGATCGGCCTCAAGACGTTCTCCGCGGGCGAGTCTCGCAGCGTGCTCGGCGTGCCCGACGCGTATCACCTGCCCAGCGTCCCAGGTTCGGCGTTCCTGAAATGCGACGCCTCCGAGCCGATCCGGTTCAATGCCTGCTATGTGTCGGGGGACTACGTCAAACCCAGGATCTCGGCGCGTACCGGGCGGGTGACCCATTTGGGGGCCCTGGCGCCCAAGCTGTTCACCGCGACGCCGGTCAAGAAGGATCCGGTGCCCCAGCGCGTGCCGCTGCCGCACGAGATGCCGGAGACCGAGCCGGAACGGGCGAGCTCCGGACCCACCAAGACGACGCTGCTCGACATGGTGGTCAGCCGGCTGCGCGGGCACGGCAGGCCCGCCCACGAGGTGTGGCTGCCGCCGCTGGACGACAGCCCTGCCGTGAACGAGCTTCTGCCCGAATCGGATTGGTCGTCCCCGCAGAACCTCAACGGCCGGTTGTGGATGCCGATGGGTGTGGTGGACCGGCCCTACGACCAGCGCCGTGACGTACTCATGGTCGACCTGTCCGGCGCCCAGGGCAACGTCGCGGTGGTCGGCGGGCCGCAGTCGGGCAAGTCGACCACGCTGCGCACCCTGATCATGGCCGCGGCCGCCACCCACACTCCCGAGCAGTTGCAGTTCTACTGCCTGGACTTCGGCGGCGGCACGCTGACCAGCCTGGCGAAGTTGCCGCACGTCGGCGGGGTGGCCGGCCGGATGGATGCCGACGCCATCCGGCGCACCGTGGCCGAGGTGGCCGGGGTGCTGCGCAGCCGGGAGCAGCTGTTCCGCGAACTCGGCATCGAATCCATGCGCGACTTCCGCCAGCGCAAGGCCCGGCTGGCCGCGCTACCGCCGGAAGAGGCCGCGCAGGATCCGTTGAGCCAGGACAACTTCGGCGACGTGGTGCTGGTCGTCGACGGCTGGGCATCGATCAAGAGCGACTTCGAGCAGCTCGACCCGGTGATTCAGTCGCTGGCGATCCAGGGCCTGTCCTACGGCGTTCACGTGGCGATCACCGCATCGCGGTGGATGGAGATCCGGCCGGCGGTAAAGGACATGCTCGGCACGCGCGTCGAGCTGCGCCTCGGTGACCCGATCGACAGCGAGGTGGCCCGGCGGTCGGCCGAACTGGTCCCGATCGGGCGGCCCGGTCGCGGCATCAACTCCGAGCGCCTGCACATCCTGATCGCGTTGCCGCGGCTGGACTCCAGTTCCGGCGTGGAGGATCTGCCGGCCGGGGTGGCAGGTGCCGTCGAGGCGGTGCGCGCCCACTACCAGGACCGCGAGGCGCCGAAGGTGCGGATGCTGCCGCACGACGTCAACCGCGACGACGTCGTCCGCGTCGCCCGCGATGCCGGCCAGCTCAGCAAGGCGCGAATCGCCATCGGCATCAACGAAGAAGAGCTCGCGCCCGTCATCCTGGATTTCGATTCGCAACCACACCTGGTGGCCTTCGCCGACACCGAATGCGGAAAGACCGGTCTGCTGCGCAACATCGCTGCCGGGGTGATGGAGAACGCCACCCCGGTGGAAGCCAAGATCATCCTGGTCGACTTCCGTCGCTCGATGCTCGGTGTCGTCCCCGACGAATACCTGGGCGGCTACGCCACGGCCCCGCAGTCGTGCACGGATCTGATGACCGCACTCGCGGGCGCGCTCAAAGATCGTCTGCCCCCCAACGACATCACCCAGCAGCAGCTCAAGGAACGGTCGTGGTGGTCGGGGCCGGATCTGTTCGTGATGATCGACGACTACGACCTGATCCCCGGTGGTTCGCTGAGCCATCCGCTCGGACCGCTGGTCGAGTATCTGCCGCAGGCCCGTGACATCGGCCTGCGCGTCATCATCACCCGGCGCAGCGGCGGTGCCGGACGGGCGATGATGGATCCGATCGTCGGACGTCTGAAAGACCTGTCCTGCAACGGTTTGGTGATGAGCGGAAGCAGAGACGAAGGCGGCCTGTTCGGCGGATACAAGGCCAGCGCCATGCCTCCCGGCCGCGGCATGCTGGTCTCGCGGACCACCCGCAGCGGCGTGGTTCAACTGTCGAGGATGCCCGACCTGTGA
- the eccD gene encoding type VII secretion integral membrane protein EccD, whose product MSSNPIAQEADWIVTLLEPELEAEAEPELSRLTLVVGELNIDVGLPAHVSIAQYIPDVIDIANEQITTQDAIVEFDAADGRWTLAPLGGAPIAPHLSLGEAGVHDGDLLMICAVGQPVSPLLFDDVDDTHATEAGTVRSWLTDKANALAGFGVTAAAAVTLASVVAHWAAQPAVPAAVLALGVMGMVLACLVAHRPAPAAAPGWITAVSTPLVFAGSLYLVPGGSGATSLPMAFALTAFGALLVLLVSGTGSAVYTAIIAACAFGGVSSTAMLLWHAPIRAVGALLATVAVIVVYLAPRVTIGLSKLPIPRVPTAGEPLDDIETQGGPTVEGVNAIGKQIIPTEEDLIRRVRRANQHLTGILVAAALAALVGCYLAVDVSDGFYWQGTVFAVMVATVLCLRGRGHHDLVQSATLIGSGLTIAVAVVLKTALNVEGWQTRAVVVLLVLMVLILACGLVAPLREFSPVARRQVEILEYIAVGSLFPLCFWIVRVYAFFREMRL is encoded by the coding sequence GTGTCGAGCAATCCCATTGCGCAGGAGGCCGACTGGATTGTGACCCTACTTGAGCCAGAGCTCGAAGCCGAAGCCGAACCCGAGCTGAGCCGATTGACCCTGGTGGTCGGCGAACTGAACATCGACGTCGGGCTGCCTGCACACGTCAGCATCGCCCAATACATTCCCGATGTCATCGATATCGCGAATGAACAGATCACGACCCAGGACGCGATCGTCGAGTTCGACGCCGCCGACGGCCGGTGGACGCTGGCCCCGCTCGGCGGCGCACCGATCGCCCCGCACCTGTCGCTCGGAGAGGCGGGGGTCCACGACGGCGACCTGTTGATGATCTGCGCCGTGGGCCAGCCGGTCAGCCCACTGCTGTTCGACGACGTCGACGACACCCATGCCACCGAGGCCGGCACGGTCCGCAGTTGGCTCACGGACAAGGCGAACGCGCTCGCGGGCTTCGGCGTCACGGCGGCCGCCGCGGTCACGCTGGCCAGTGTGGTGGCGCACTGGGCGGCCCAGCCCGCGGTGCCCGCGGCGGTGCTGGCCCTCGGCGTGATGGGGATGGTGCTGGCCTGCCTGGTGGCGCACCGGCCCGCGCCCGCCGCGGCGCCGGGTTGGATCACCGCCGTGTCGACGCCGCTGGTGTTCGCGGGCTCGCTGTACCTGGTGCCCGGCGGTTCCGGCGCGACATCGCTGCCGATGGCCTTCGCGCTGACCGCTTTCGGTGCGCTCCTGGTGCTTCTTGTCTCGGGCACCGGATCGGCCGTGTACACCGCGATCATCGCGGCATGCGCTTTCGGCGGCGTCAGTTCGACGGCGATGTTGCTGTGGCACGCGCCCATCCGCGCGGTGGGCGCTTTGCTCGCCACCGTCGCCGTTATCGTCGTCTACCTCGCCCCGCGGGTGACCATCGGACTCTCGAAACTCCCGATCCCACGGGTGCCGACGGCCGGCGAGCCGCTCGACGACATCGAGACCCAGGGCGGTCCGACTGTCGAGGGCGTCAACGCGATCGGCAAGCAGATCATCCCCACCGAAGAAGACCTGATCAGGCGGGTCCGGCGGGCCAATCAGCACCTCACCGGGATTCTCGTCGCGGCCGCCCTCGCGGCCCTGGTCGGCTGTTACCTGGCGGTGGATGTCAGCGACGGGTTCTATTGGCAGGGCACCGTTTTCGCCGTCATGGTGGCGACGGTACTGTGCCTGCGCGGTCGCGGCCACCATGACCTGGTGCAATCGGCCACGCTCATCGGCAGCGGGCTGACCATCGCCGTCGCCGTGGTCCTCAAGACCGCACTGAACGTCGAGGGGTGGCAGACCCGTGCCGTGGTGGTGCTGCTCGTCCTGATGGTGTTGATCCTGGCCTGCGGGCTGGTCGCACCCCTGCGCGAGTTCTCCCCGGTGGCGCGGCGCCAGGTCGAGATACTCGAATACATCGCGGTGGGATCGCTTTTCCCGCTGTGCTTCTGGATCGTCCGGGTCTACGCGTTCTTCCGCGAGATGCGCCTCTGA
- the eccB gene encoding type VII secretion protein EccB, whose translation MPAQVTTRAQVNGYRFLIRRLEHALIRGDSRMIHDPMRGQMRALIVGVVIAVLITGASAVMAFFKPTPSIGDAQIVLSKSSGAPFVRIGEQIHPVLNLASARLIVGKNDSPKQVDDKFLDAVPRGPMVGIVGAPTSINRGDDLAMSSWTVCDTLLTPAVTETTGTSSLQTTVLANDPVLDGGIRPAESDEAILTESGGTTYLVYRGTRAPIDMSDPVLVNGLHLQGAATRPMSLSVLNTFPLVDPITPVTIQGSGEPGPLGPEHPVGAIVKSVDSRGEQLYVVLREGLQPVSQATADIIRYGASGEETTGQAAEIAPATLAEVPTVHRLATDHYPMQAPRIVPPNPDRVVCMGWQRSNTDARANVRLLVGHRLPTAEGAQMVRLASADGGGAGADSVYLTPGAGEYVQATGNDPDSRSTGQLFYVSDTGVRYHIKDLPTAEVLGVAGVKVPDGPANAPQWAPWPVLSLLPAGPELSQEAALVAHDGMAADPDSSKVATGKP comes from the coding sequence ATGCCAGCGCAAGTTACCACTCGCGCACAGGTGAACGGCTACCGTTTCCTGATCCGTCGCCTTGAGCACGCACTCATCCGGGGCGATTCGCGGATGATCCACGACCCGATGCGCGGTCAGATGCGGGCCCTGATCGTGGGGGTGGTGATCGCTGTCCTGATCACCGGGGCCTCGGCGGTGATGGCGTTCTTCAAGCCCACGCCCAGTATCGGCGACGCACAGATCGTGCTGAGCAAGTCCAGTGGTGCGCCCTTCGTGCGGATCGGCGAGCAGATCCACCCCGTGCTGAATCTGGCCTCCGCGCGGCTGATCGTCGGAAAGAACGACAGCCCCAAACAGGTTGACGACAAATTCCTCGACGCCGTACCGCGCGGGCCGATGGTCGGCATCGTCGGCGCACCCACGAGCATCAACCGCGGCGACGACCTGGCGATGTCGTCGTGGACCGTCTGCGACACCCTGCTCACGCCTGCCGTCACCGAAACCACCGGTACGTCGAGCCTGCAGACCACGGTGCTGGCCAACGATCCGGTGCTCGACGGCGGCATCCGCCCGGCCGAGTCCGACGAGGCGATCCTCACCGAAAGCGGCGGCACCACCTATCTGGTCTACCGCGGTACGCGGGCCCCGATCGACATGTCAGATCCGGTTCTGGTCAACGGGCTTCACCTCCAGGGCGCGGCTACCCGGCCCATGTCGTTGTCCGTGCTCAATACCTTCCCGCTGGTCGACCCGATCACTCCGGTGACCATCCAGGGTTCGGGGGAGCCGGGGCCGCTCGGACCTGAGCACCCGGTGGGCGCCATCGTGAAATCCGTCGACTCCCGCGGCGAACAGCTCTACGTCGTGTTGCGCGAGGGCCTGCAGCCGGTATCGCAGGCCACCGCCGACATCATCCGCTACGGCGCCTCCGGCGAGGAGACCACCGGGCAGGCCGCCGAGATCGCCCCGGCGACGCTGGCCGAGGTGCCGACCGTGCACCGGTTGGCGACCGACCATTACCCCATGCAGGCGCCCCGCATCGTGCCGCCCAATCCGGATCGGGTGGTGTGTATGGGCTGGCAGCGGTCCAACACCGACGCCCGCGCGAACGTGCGGCTTCTGGTGGGGCACCGGTTGCCCACCGCCGAGGGCGCGCAGATGGTCCGGCTGGCCAGTGCCGACGGCGGCGGTGCCGGGGCCGACTCGGTGTACCTGACGCCGGGGGCCGGGGAGTATGTGCAGGCCACCGGCAACGACCCGGACAGCCGCTCGACGGGGCAACTGTTCTACGTCTCCGATACCGGAGTGCGCTATCACATCAAGGATTTGCCGACGGCCGAGGTGCTCGGCGTCGCCGGCGTCAAGGTTCCCGACGGCCCGGCCAACGCCCCGCAGTGGGCACCGTGGCCGGTGCTGTCGCTGCTGCCGGCCGGGCCGGAGCTGTCCCAAGAAGCGGCGCTCGTCGCCCATGACGGCATGGCGGCCGACCCGGACAGCAGCAAGGTGGCGACGGGCAAGCCGTAG